In Campylobacter suis, the following proteins share a genomic window:
- a CDS encoding valine--tRNA ligase, with product MAEFYDPKEIEEKFYKICEERGYFEIDGNKNIQKNNKNFCIMMPPPNVTGVLHIGHSLTFTLQDIMTRYKRMDGFKTLWQPGLDHAGIATQNVVEKQLLAQNIKKEELGREKFLEKVWEWKEKSGGQIVHQMRRLGITPAWSRERFTMDEGLKKAVKKAFVNLYEKGLIVRGNYMVNWCTHDGALSDVEVEHKENNAKLYHIRYYLAENSNEISDTKPYIIIATTRPETYFGDTAVMVNPNDDRYKHLIGKKVILPIINRQIPIIADEHVDMEFGTGLVKVTPAHNINDYEVGKRHDLEFLTIFDENGILNEHCDKFAGLERLEARDVIVAELEKLGNVEKTEDYQNQVGYCYRCKNVVEPYISKQWFVKNDIAQDAIKKVNEGAAQFYPSHWINSFNAWMRELKDWCISRQLWWGHQIPVFYCDECGHEWASEEDEPECCPKCGKKHFHQDPDVLDTWFSSGLWPISTLGWGNGKSLKNEKWFESDLREFYPNTMLITGFDILFFWVARMMFQSENALGQIPFKDIYLHALVKDKDGKKMSKSSGNIIDPLDKIDEYSADILRFTLALLAVQGRDIRLSEEKLVLVRNFTNKLYNASKFLLLNESKFQNLSDIQTKTSLGRYMLSRFNNCVKEVRENIDAYRFNDAANALYKFLWDEFCDWGIELSKADKEAIGELGAIFKEAMRLLSPFMPFISEYLFHELSGTSLENEASIMVQSYPADVSRDIKIEQNFEYIIEAIVSVRRAKATVELGNSKIKKAFIKLNDKNSGLSEFTNYIKLLAKCEEIGFSDENIANSAVDVSENLSTFIPLEGIDTSAMKERLSSQKNKLEKEIAKLSAMLNNEKFVASAPKNVVETNREALQNAEEKFAKVCGELKAIGAL from the coding sequence GTGGCTGAATTTTATGACCCAAAAGAGATAGAAGAAAAATTTTATAAAATTTGCGAAGAGCGCGGATATTTTGAGATAGATGGCAATAAAAATATCCAAAAAAACAACAAAAATTTCTGTATCATGATGCCGCCGCCAAATGTTACAGGCGTGCTTCATATCGGACACTCACTAACCTTTACACTCCAAGATATCATGACTCGTTATAAGCGTATGGATGGCTTTAAAACACTTTGGCAGCCTGGGCTTGATCATGCTGGCATAGCTACGCAAAATGTTGTAGAAAAGCAACTTTTAGCACAAAATATAAAAAAAGAGGAGCTTGGGCGCGAGAAATTCCTTGAAAAAGTCTGGGAGTGGAAGGAAAAAAGTGGCGGTCAGATAGTTCATCAGATGCGCCGTCTTGGTATCACTCCAGCATGGAGTAGAGAGCGCTTTACTATGGATGAGGGGCTAAAAAAGGCTGTAAAAAAGGCTTTTGTAAATTTATATGAAAAAGGGCTAATTGTCCGTGGTAACTACATGGTAAACTGGTGCACTCACGATGGCGCGTTAAGCGATGTAGAGGTGGAGCATAAAGAAAATAACGCAAAACTTTATCACATTAGATACTATTTGGCAGAAAACTCAAATGAAATTTCAGACACAAAGCCTTATATCATCATCGCCACAACTAGACCAGAAACATACTTTGGCGATACCGCTGTCATGGTAAATCCAAACGATGATAGGTATAAGCATTTAATCGGCAAAAAGGTGATATTACCGATAATCAACCGACAAATTCCTATCATCGCAGATGAGCATGTTGATATGGAGTTTGGAACAGGTCTTGTTAAGGTTACTCCAGCGCACAACATTAACGACTATGAAGTTGGAAAGCGCCACGACTTGGAGTTTTTAACTATTTTTGATGAGAATGGAATTTTAAACGAACACTGCGATAAATTTGCTGGACTTGAGCGTTTAGAGGCGCGCGATGTTATAGTTGCTGAGCTTGAAAAGCTAGGAAATGTAGAAAAAACAGAAGATTATCAAAACCAAGTTGGATACTGCTACCGCTGCAAAAATGTGGTCGAGCCATACATATCAAAGCAGTGGTTTGTCAAAAATGATATTGCCCAAGATGCGATAAAAAAGGTAAATGAAGGCGCAGCGCAGTTTTACCCAAGCCACTGGATAAACAGCTTTAATGCTTGGATGCGCGAACTAAAAGACTGGTGTATCAGTCGCCAGCTTTGGTGGGGACATCAAATTCCCGTATTTTACTGTGATGAGTGCGGGCATGAGTGGGCTAGCGAAGAAGATGAGCCAGAGTGCTGTCCAAAATGTGGCAAAAAGCACTTTCATCAAGACCCAGATGTGCTTGATACTTGGTTTAGTAGCGGTTTGTGGCCTATATCAACGCTTGGCTGGGGCAATGGCAAGAGTTTGAAAAATGAAAAATGGTTTGAAAGCGATCTTAGAGAATTTTACCCAAATACAATGCTAATCACTGGCTTTGACATACTATTTTTCTGGGTAGCAAGGATGATGTTTCAAAGCGAAAATGCTCTAGGCCAAATTCCTTTTAAAGATATTTACTTGCACGCCCTTGTAAAAGATAAAGATGGTAAAAAGATGAGCAAAAGTAGTGGAAATATCATAGATCCTCTCGATAAGATAGATGAGTATTCGGCTGATATTTTACGCTTTACACTAGCTCTTCTTGCGGTTCAAGGGCGCGACATAAGACTAAGCGAAGAAAAACTCGTTCTTGTTAGAAATTTTACAAACAAACTTTATAATGCGAGTAAATTTTTGTTACTAAATGAGTCTAAATTTCAAAATTTAAGCGATATACAGACAAAAACTAGCCTTGGCAGATACATGCTCTCAAGGTTTAATAACTGCGTAAAAGAGGTTAGAGAAAATATCGATGCATATAGATTTAATGACGCGGCAAACGCGCTTTATAAATTTCTATGGGATGAGTTTTGCGACTGGGGCATAGAACTTAGCAAGGCAGATAAAGAGGCTATAGGTGAGCTTGGAGCGATATTTAAAGAAGCTATGCGTTTGCTAAGCCCGTTTATGCCGTTTATCTCAGAGTATCTTTTCCATGAACTTAGTGGAACGAGCCTAGAGAATGAAGCTTCGATAATGGTTCAAAGCTATCCAGCTGATGTGAGTAGAGATATAAAAATAGAGCAAAATTTTGAATATATCATAGAAGCTATCGTGAGCGTGCGCCGTGCAAAAGCGACAGTTGAGCTTGGAAATTCAAAAATCAAAAAGGCATTTATAAAGCTAAATGATAAAAATAGTGGGCTAAGCGAATTTACAAACTATATAAAGCTTCTTGCAAAATGCGAAGAGATAGGCTTTAGTGATGAAAATATCGCAAATTCAGCCGTAGATGTAAGCGAAAATTTAAGCACATTTATACCGCTTGAAGGCATTGATACAAGTGCGATGAAAGAGCGCTTAAGCTCTCAAAAAAATAAGCTAGAAAAAGAGATAGCTAAGCTAAGCGCTATGCTAAATAATGAAAAATTTGTAGCTTCGGCTCCAAAAAATGTGGTCGAAACAAATCGTGAAGCCCTGCAAAATGCAGAAGAGAAATTTGCTAAGGTTTGTGGCGAACTAAAGGCTATTGGGGCTTTATAA
- a CDS encoding methionine ABC transporter permease — protein sequence MFGIDFSKFPDIFDRILLPAINETLYMSLVSTFLAFVIGLFPAVLLILFDKDGLRPNPKAYFILDVFINTLRSFPFIILIIVLIPVTRMIVGTSIGTTATIVPLTIGAAPFVARLIESAFKEVDRGIIEAAKSFGASNFQIIFRIMFVEALPTIISAFTLTLIVNIGFSAMAGAVGGGGLGAVAINYGYQRFRPDIMFYTVIILIIMVQIAQILGNLAYKYTKK from the coding sequence ATGTTTGGCATAGATTTTTCAAAATTTCCGGATATTTTTGATAGAATTTTACTACCTGCTATAAATGAAACTCTTTATATGAGCCTGGTTTCAACATTTTTAGCCTTTGTTATAGGTCTTTTCCCTGCGGTTTTACTCATCCTTTTTGATAAAGATGGATTGCGTCCAAATCCAAAAGCCTACTTTATCCTTGATGTTTTTATAAACACTCTTAGAAGTTTTCCTTTTATCATTTTAATAATCGTTTTGATACCAGTTACGCGTATGATAGTAGGCACAAGTATTGGCACCACGGCAACCATCGTGCCACTTACCATCGGCGCAGCTCCATTTGTAGCAAGACTAATTGAAAGTGCATTTAAAGAGGTGGATCGTGGTATTATTGAGGCTGCAAAGAGCTTTGGAGCGTCAAATTTTCAGATAATTTTTCGCATAATGTTTGTTGAAGCTTTGCCTACTATCATCTCAGCTTTTACACTCACACTTATCGTAAATATCGGCTTTTCAGCGATGGCAGGTGCTGTGGGAGGTGGTGGACTTGGAGCTGTGGCGATAAACTACGGCTATCAGAGATTTCGTCCTGACATTATGTTTTACACGGTCATTATCTTGATTATAATGGTGCAAATCGCTCAAATTTTAGGAAATTTAGCCTATAAATACACAAAAAAGTAG
- a CDS encoding MetQ/NlpA family ABC transporter substrate-binding protein, with the protein MIFKKLLLAALLTLGLNASDNKIKIAISPVPHAQIMQIAKPLLKKDGYELEIIEISDYSIPNIATQDGSIDANFFQHLPYLQNQNETLSLNLVSMAGIHLEPLGFYSNKIKSLAELKNGAKIAIAHDPSNGNRALQILAKAGLITLKDGVKFASIHDIEHNPKELKFIELEGALIPRTLDEVDLAAISTNFVLDMGLNPSKDALFIENTDSPYANIIVVKSGNENSPKTKALIKATTSDEVRNFIKNEYKGSVLPTF; encoded by the coding sequence ATGATATTTAAAAAATTACTATTAGCCGCCCTACTTACACTTGGACTAAATGCGTCTGATAATAAGATAAAAATCGCGATCTCACCAGTCCCACATGCACAGATTATGCAAATAGCAAAACCACTCCTTAAAAAAGATGGGTACGAGCTTGAGATTATTGAGATTAGCGACTATTCGATACCAAATATCGCCACACAAGATGGCTCAATAGATGCAAATTTCTTTCAGCACCTGCCCTACCTACAAAACCAAAACGAAACTTTATCGTTAAATTTAGTAAGTATGGCTGGTATACATCTTGAGCCACTTGGCTTTTACTCAAACAAGATAAAAAGCCTTGCTGAGCTTAAAAATGGTGCCAAAATAGCAATCGCACACGACCCAAGCAATGGCAACAGAGCTTTGCAGATCCTAGCAAAAGCTGGACTTATAACACTAAAAGATGGTGTGAAATTTGCAAGCATTCATGATATTGAGCACAACCCAAAAGAGCTAAAATTTATAGAGCTTGAAGGCGCCTTGATACCTCGCACGCTTGACGAGGTTGATCTTGCTGCCATTAGTACGAATTTTGTCCTTGATATGGGATTAAATCCAAGTAAAGATGCCTTGTTTATAGAAAACACTGATAGCCCGTATGCAAACATCATCGTAGTAAAATCAGGTAATGAAAATAGCCCAAAAACAAAAGCTCTTATAAAAGCAACAACAAGCGATGAAGTAAGAAATTTTATAAAAAATGAGTATAAAGGCTCGGTTTTACCAACTTTTTAG
- a CDS encoding permease, whose amino-acid sequence MFEIFTKQSIGEFFKFFVIYFIEISVLFLVVSFLVFIISEKFREKLTKHLLKTRFSSFIKAFMVGSITPFCSCSTIPLLNGFLKTGVSLGVSSVFLISSPLVNPVILTLFFISFGFKFTAIYFIVVFISALIFGVVISKIDQKMFLKDEFIKPKFILASSASSIVFKPASKALNCACNQTNANNIYKRAFLNSVSEYKKLFLYIFIAMMIGAAIHGFVPEVLISSYLGSSDTNSIFISAIFGILLYVRVEGLIPIGIVFLSSGVNAAAFGAFVITAAGVSLPELILLNRFFKLKFMVIFIGFMFCLAMLFGICLSANIV is encoded by the coding sequence ATGTTTGAAATTTTTACCAAGCAAAGTATAGGCGAGTTTTTTAAATTTTTTGTGATTTATTTTATTGAAATTTCTGTTTTATTTTTAGTTGTATCGTTTTTGGTTTTTATAATATCTGAAAAATTTAGAGAAAAACTCACAAAACACCTACTTAAAACTAGATTTTCGAGTTTTATTAAGGCTTTTATGGTTGGGTCTATAACGCCTTTTTGTTCGTGTTCGACTATACCGCTTTTAAATGGTTTTTTAAAAACAGGCGTTTCGCTAGGAGTTAGTAGCGTATTTTTGATAAGTTCGCCACTTGTAAATCCCGTTATCCTAACTCTATTTTTTATAAGTTTTGGGTTTAAATTTACGGCTATTTATTTTATAGTTGTCTTTATATCGGCACTTATTTTTGGGGTCGTTATATCTAAAATAGATCAAAAGATGTTTTTAAAAGATGAATTTATTAAGCCAAAATTTATTCTAGCCTCAAGTGCTTCAAGTATAGTTTTTAAGCCAGCTTCTAAAGCTTTAAATTGTGCTTGCAATCAAACAAATGCTAATAATATTTACAAAAGAGCCTTTTTAAACTCAGTTAGCGAGTATAAAAAACTATTTTTATATATATTTATTGCGATGATGATTGGAGCGGCTATACATGGTTTTGTCCCTGAAGTATTAATCTCATCTTATCTTGGCTCAAGCGATACTAACTCTATATTTATTTCAGCTATTTTTGGAATTTTGCTTTATGTTAGGGTTGAAGGGCTCATACCTATCGGGATAGTATTTTTATCATCTGGTGTAAACGCCGCAGCATTTGGGGCGTTTGTTATAACTGCAGCTGGAGTTAGTCTGCCTGAACTCATACTTCTTAATAGGTTTTTTAAGTTAAAATTTATGGTAATTTTTATTGGATTTATGTTTTGCTTGGCTATGTTGTTTGGGATATGCTTATCTGCAAATATTGTCTGA
- a CDS encoding MetQ/NlpA family ABC transporter substrate-binding protein: MKILKLATALLVAVNLYAKSDEKTIIIGATPVPHAEILEEVVKPILAKEGYRLEVKIFNDYVLPNLATEQGDLDANYFQGLPYMKAFNKDNNTHIVPTAGVHVEPMGVYSKKIKSLDELKNGDVVAISNNAADSTRSLNLLEKAGIIKTKDLEYKSPHDITENSKNLKFVEMESALTPRALNDATIAFININYALDAGLKPVEDALLLEGKDSPYTNYVAVKAGNEDLPKIKALDKAILSDEVREFINSRYKGAVIPSF, from the coding sequence ATGAAAATTTTAAAACTAGCAACAGCACTACTCGTGGCTGTAAATTTATATGCAAAAAGTGATGAGAAGACAATTATTATAGGTGCAACACCTGTTCCACATGCAGAGATTTTGGAAGAAGTAGTAAAACCGATCCTAGCAAAAGAGGGCTATAGACTTGAAGTGAAAATTTTTAACGACTATGTCTTGCCAAATCTTGCCACAGAGCAAGGAGACCTTGACGCAAACTACTTTCAAGGACTGCCTTACATGAAAGCATTTAACAAAGATAACAACACTCATATCGTCCCAACAGCAGGCGTACATGTCGAGCCTATGGGAGTTTACTCAAAAAAGATAAAGAGTCTTGATGAGCTTAAAAATGGCGATGTTGTGGCTATCTCAAATAACGCTGCAGATTCGACTCGCTCGCTAAATTTACTTGAAAAAGCTGGCATTATAAAGACAAAAGACTTAGAGTATAAAAGCCCACACGACATCACAGAAAATTCAAAAAATTTAAAATTTGTCGAAATGGAGTCAGCCCTAACACCACGGGCACTAAATGACGCAACTATCGCTTTTATAAATATCAACTACGCGCTTGACGCTGGATTAAAACCTGTTGAGGATGCATTGTTGCTTGAAGGCAAAGATAGCCCATACACAAACTATGTGGCGGTTAAAGCTGGAAATGAAGACTTGCCAAAGATAAAAGCACTTGATAAGGCGATTTTAAGCGATGAAGTAAGAGAGTTTATAAACTCACGCTACAAAGGCGCAGTCATACCAAGCTTTTAA
- a CDS encoding LysE family translocator codes for MEFYTLLPLMLAHFIALIVPGPDVFLILRTSLAHGFKQSVFACLGVGAGIVIWVFLTAFGLKTIFLNFPSLRIALMVFSICYLSYLSFLLFKSVKTKNDTKIETKDSSSHSAWHFFLVGFLTNLSNPKAILYFASIFSRFVDKANSLTQVAILVAVISIESMLCFILLGKIFSAKKAREAFLRRQNILDGICAAIFGFFAILILIDLIREILH; via the coding sequence ATGGAATTTTATACACTTTTACCACTTATGTTAGCCCACTTTATCGCACTCATCGTGCCTGGACCAGATGTTTTTTTAATACTAAGAACCTCGCTTGCGCATGGCTTTAAACAAAGCGTATTTGCCTGTCTTGGCGTTGGAGCTGGTATAGTTATTTGGGTATTTTTAACCGCCTTTGGGCTTAAAACTATCTTTTTAAATTTTCCATCTTTACGCATCGCTTTGATGGTTTTTAGTATCTGTTATCTATCTTATCTAAGCTTTTTACTTTTTAAATCAGTCAAAACAAAAAACGACACAAAAATCGAAACAAAAGATAGCTCCAGCCACAGTGCTTGGCACTTTTTTTTGGTAGGTTTTTTAACAAATTTATCAAATCCAAAGGCGATATTATACTTTGCAAGCATTTTTTCACGATTTGTAGATAAAGCAAACTCACTTACGCAAGTGGCTATTTTAGTCGCTGTGATATCGATTGAAAGCATGCTATGTTTTATATTGCTTGGTAAAATTTTCTCAGCAAAAAAAGCACGCGAGGCATTTTTACGCAGACAAAATATCCTTGATGGAATTTGTGCGGCGATATTTGGTTTTTTTGCTATTTTGATTTTGATTGATTTAATTCGCGAAATTTTACATTAA
- a CDS encoding ArsR/SmtB family transcription factor, whose amino-acid sequence MNYFDIFELKSDFMKALAHPLRIRIIEILSDKKMSVSEICELLGKEQAIISKHLGVLKNNGILKAEKVGLNVFYSVDICCLPNFLECLNRILEEKITKTSKNVKIIMKNLS is encoded by the coding sequence ATGAATTATTTTGATATTTTTGAGCTAAAAAGCGATTTTATGAAAGCTTTGGCACATCCCTTGAGAATCAGGATAATAGAAATTTTATCAGATAAGAAAATGAGTGTCAGCGAAATTTGTGAGCTTTTGGGTAAAGAACAAGCCATCATCTCAAAACATCTTGGAGTATTAAAAAACAATGGGATTTTAAAAGCCGAAAAAGTTGGACTTAATGTTTTTTATTCCGTAGATATTTGCTGTTTGCCAAATTTTTTAGAGTGTTTAAATCGTATTTTGGAGGAAAAAATCACAAAAACCTCCAAAAATGTAAAAATTATTATGAAAAATTTAAGCTAA
- a CDS encoding methionine ABC transporter ATP-binding protein, which translates to MIEIKNLKKYYGDTLTIDDVSLDIKSGEIFALVGHSGAGKSTILRCINGLESYQGGSVKVFGKELNQISGDELRNFRKEIGMIFQHFALMSRKTVFENVATPLRFWGMKEDFIRSRVNELLNLVGLESKTKSYPNALSGGQKQRVAIARALALSPKILLSDEATSALDPNTTKGVLELLKRINKELGITVVLVTHEMEVVKNIAHKAVLLEHGKIIGAGRIEELFLKPNLKMKEFLGEDEFLPESGVNIKLYFPKEVAQQSVITQMARALNIDFNIVWGKIEKLNDTALGNLVINVDEKDKQNVINFISQIGVLWEVAE; encoded by the coding sequence TTGATCGAGATAAAAAACCTCAAAAAATACTACGGCGATACTCTTACGATAGATGATGTAAGTCTTGATATAAAAAGTGGCGAAATTTTTGCACTTGTCGGGCATAGTGGTGCTGGCAAAAGTACAATACTTCGGTGCATAAATGGGCTTGAAAGCTATCAAGGAGGAAGTGTAAAAGTCTTTGGTAAAGAGCTAAATCAAATAAGCGGCGATGAGCTAAGAAATTTCAGAAAAGAGATAGGCATGATATTTCAGCACTTTGCACTAATGAGCCGTAAAACCGTCTTTGAAAATGTAGCAACTCCGCTTAGATTTTGGGGCATGAAAGAGGATTTTATCCGTTCTCGCGTAAATGAACTTTTAAATTTAGTTGGACTTGAAAGTAAAACAAAAAGCTATCCAAATGCACTAAGTGGCGGTCAAAAGCAGCGTGTGGCGATCGCCCGTGCCCTGGCTTTAAGCCCTAAAATTTTACTATCAGACGAGGCAACATCCGCGCTTGATCCAAACACAACAAAGGGAGTACTTGAGCTTTTAAAACGCATAAACAAAGAGCTTGGTATCACAGTCGTGCTAGTTACGCACGAGATGGAAGTCGTAAAAAATATCGCTCATAAAGCAGTACTACTGGAGCACGGCAAGATAATTGGTGCTGGCAGGATAGAAGAGCTGTTTTTAAAGCCAAATTTAAAGATGAAAGAATTCTTGGGAGAAGATGAGTTTTTGCCTGAAAGTGGTGTAAATATCAAGCTTTACTTTCCAAAAGAGGTCGCTCAACAAAGTGTGATAACTCAAATGGCAAGAGCCCTAAATATCGACTTTAACATTGTTTGGGGCAAGATAGAAAAGCTAAATGATACTGCACTTGGAAATTTAGTTATAAATGTCGATGAAAAAGATAAACAAAATGTGATAAATTTTATCTCACAAATTGGCGTTTTATGGGAGGTAGCAGAGTGA
- a CDS encoding MetQ/NlpA family ABC transporter substrate-binding protein encodes MFSKKIVLSSLVALGLSVFATASEKIVVGATPIPHAEILEVVKPLLEKDGYTLEIKEFNDYTIPNLATQDGDLDANFFQHLPYLNEFNKNKGTTLVHTAGVHLEPMAVYSKKIKNIADLKAGDTVAVPNDPTNESRALDVLASAGIIKLNSNALKTILDITENPKNLKFIETEAAQTPRSLDDVTIAVINTNYALNANLNPSKDALVVESGKDNPYTNYVVVKDTNKDSKKTKALDKAINSDEVREFIKKKYDGAILPAF; translated from the coding sequence ATGTTTTCAAAAAAAATAGTTCTATCATCATTAGTTGCTCTAGGCCTATCAGTTTTTGCTACTGCAAGTGAAAAAATAGTGGTTGGTGCTACCCCTATCCCTCACGCTGAAATTTTAGAAGTTGTAAAACCACTTCTTGAAAAAGATGGCTACACACTTGAAATAAAAGAGTTTAACGACTATACTATTCCAAACCTAGCGACACAAGATGGAGATCTCGACGCAAATTTCTTTCAGCATTTGCCATATTTAAATGAATTTAACAAAAACAAAGGCACAACACTAGTTCATACTGCTGGTGTACATCTTGAGCCTATGGCTGTATATTCAAAAAAGATAAAAAATATAGCAGATCTTAAGGCTGGGGATACTGTTGCAGTGCCAAATGACCCTACAAATGAGAGTCGTGCCCTAGATGTTTTGGCTAGTGCTGGTATAATAAAGTTAAACTCAAATGCCCTAAAAACCATACTTGACATAACTGAAAATCCAAAAAATCTTAAATTTATAGAGACTGAAGCAGCTCAAACTCCCCGCTCTCTTGATGATGTTACGATAGCTGTTATCAATACAAACTACGCACTAAATGCTAATCTAAACCCAAGCAAAGACGCTTTAGTTGTTGAAAGTGGTAAGGATAACCCTTATACAAACTATGTCGTGGTTAAGGACACAAATAAGGATAGCAAAAAGACAAAGGCTCTTGATAAGGCGATAAACTCAGACGAAGTTAGAGAATTTATCAAGAAAAAATATGACGGCGCCATCTTGCCAGCATTTTAA
- a CDS encoding diaminopimelate dehydrogenase — protein sequence MKIKVGILGYGNLGRGVELAVKNSKDLETVGVFSRRDPKSVKTCGASVYNIDEILSHKDNIDVLILCGGSATDLPEQTPEFVRNFNVVDSFDTHAKIPEHFVNVDKLAKENKKVGIIAVGWDPGMFSLNRLFGESVLENGKTYTFWGKGVSQGHSDAIRRIKGVIDARQYTVPIDTALQSVRNGENPELSTRAKHLRECYVVVEDGADKASIEREIKTMPNYFADYDTSVNFIDLETLKREHGGIPHGGFVLRSGVSGENGETKHIIEYSLKLDSNPEFTASVLVAYARAAYRLAKKGESGAYSVFDIAPALISPKTPEELRAEIL from the coding sequence ATGAAAATAAAAGTAGGAATTTTAGGATATGGTAACCTAGGTCGCGGTGTCGAACTAGCAGTAAAAAATAGCAAAGATCTAGAAACAGTCGGTGTTTTTTCAAGAAGAGATCCAAAAAGCGTAAAAACATGCGGAGCAAGCGTTTATAATATAGATGAAATTTTATCACATAAAGATAATATCGATGTTTTGATACTTTGTGGTGGTAGTGCAACTGACCTACCAGAGCAAACTCCTGAGTTTGTTAGAAATTTTAATGTCGTTGATAGTTTTGATACTCACGCTAAAATTCCAGAGCATTTTGTAAATGTCGATAAATTAGCAAAAGAGAATAAAAAAGTAGGCATCATAGCGGTAGGCTGGGATCCTGGTATGTTTTCATTAAACCGCCTTTTTGGCGAAAGTGTATTAGAAAACGGAAAGACTTATACATTTTGGGGCAAAGGCGTAAGCCAAGGGCACTCTGATGCTATCCGCCGTATCAAAGGTGTCATCGATGCTAGACAATACACCGTGCCAATAGACACTGCACTACAAAGCGTGCGAAACGGCGAAAACCCAGAGCTTAGCACGAGAGCAAAACATCTTCGTGAGTGCTATGTCGTAGTAGAAGATGGGGCTGATAAAGCAAGCATAGAGCGTGAGATAAAAACTATGCCAAACTATTTTGCCGACTATGATACAAGCGTAAATTTTATCGATCTTGAAACACTAAAGCGTGAACATGGTGGCATACCGCACGGTGGATTTGTGCTAAGAAGTGGCGTTAGTGGTGAAAATGGCGAAACAAAGCACATCATAGAGTATAGCTTAAAACTTGACTCAAATCCTGAATTTACAGCAAGCGTCTTAGTGGCTTATGCAAGAGCAGCTTACCGCTTAGCTAAAAAAGGTGAAAGTGGCGCATACAGTGTGTTTGACATAGCTCCAGCACTTATCTCACCAAAGACACCAGAAGAGTTAAGAGCAGAAATTTTATAA